In Weissella tructae, the DNA window AAATAACATCTTGTTCTTGTTGAATTTCATCAACAATCTTCTTCAAACGATCTTCAAATTCTCCACGGAATTTTGTCCCAGCAATCAAAGAACCCATATCCAACATCATCAAACGCTTATGCGCTAAATCATGTGGTACATTCCCAGCGACAATCCGTTGTGCTAGACCTTCCGCAATCGCAGTCTTACCAACACCAGGTTCACCCACTAGAACGGGGTTATTCTTTGAACGACGCGCCAAAATTTGAATCGCACGTTGCACTTCCGCATCACGTCCAATAACCGGATCCATCTTTTGATCCTTAGCTTGTTGCGTTAAGTCCTTCGCCAATGAATCTAATAAAGGCGTCCCTTCAACGGGTTCCTTGGCACGACGACGCTTATCTGATTTCTTGTTTCCTTTTGTTTGTGGATCAAAACCAGTCTTTTGGACAATCGCATGACGCAAATCGTTCAAATCCACTTCTAATGCAGCCAAAATACGTGATGCCAAAATTGTTTCATCACTAATCATTGCCAACAAAATATGTTCTGTTCCAATTTGCTTTTGGTCAGCCAATTGTGCTTGTTCTGCAGCTTGATCAAGAATCGTTTGGACCTTTGGTGAATAGGGTAAGTAAGTCCCATTCATCTCACGCGCTAAATTACCATAACCGGTAAATTGCTCAATTTCTTCACGTACAGCTGCTTCATTAACAAAGAATTGTGCTAAAACTTTCCCAGCAATCCCCATACGTTCCAATACCAATGCCAACAAGACGTGTTCTGTCCCGACCGCTTGATGTTGGAATCTTTTTGCTTGTTCTTGCGCTAAGGCTAATACATTTTTAGCGCTATCTGTGTATTGTTTTTCCATACTTAATCACGCTCACTTTCAAATTTCAATCGATGTAGTAATCGGTGTAACAGGCGCGCTCTCAGACGATTCTCGGCAGTGAATCCCGTCACCGCTAAGGCGTCTTTATCAAACATCGTACGCATCAATTCAGCTTCATGCTCTGTCAGAAGTTGATCCCGAACTAAACACGCCAAAATCGCTTCCGATTGTTGAATCGTTACAACAGGACCAATTTGATCAATCAAAGCATCTAATTGTTCAGCTTCTCGTCTTAGGTGTACACGTTCAATTCGCACAAACCCACGACCACCACGTTTTGACACAACAACATACCCATTTTCCAAAGAAAAACGACTG includes these proteins:
- a CDS encoding CtsR family transcriptional regulator produces the protein MTNNMSDQIEAYLKALLAESDQIELNRSALAERFDVVPSQINYVMRSRFSLENGYVVVSKRGGRGFVRIERVHLRREAEQLDALIDQIGPVVTIQQSEAILACLVRDQLLTEHEAELMRTMFDKDALAVTGFTAENRLRARLLHRLLHRLKFESERD